DNA sequence from the bacterium genome:
ATTCATAAATGCCTACATCGCCGGCGTTTGTAATTTTATTTGTAGAATTTTGCAGAATAAGAGTTGAGCTGTTTTGAATTACTCTTGAACTTGCCCACCTGATTATTGCAATTCCTTTAGTCCAGCCTGTTATAGAAGAAATATTTTCTGTTCCGTCAACCGCAAAAGAGTTTCCGTTTTCATTTAAAGTTATAACGCCGTTTAAACTTTGGATGTTGACTGATTCGGGTTGATGAAGAGCGCCTGTTAAAGTGCCGCCTGATTTATCAAATTTTGAAGAGACTGAACTTTCAAGAGTTTCAACTCTGTTTTCATGGTTATTATGTCCCTGTCTCAGGGTTTCAAAGTTATCATTGATTTCTCCTGCCAGAGCTTTAGTGCCGGGAATAAATTGTGTGAGGTTGTTAATTATACTCATGATTTTCTCCTAAATTTTAAACGGGTTAAAACCCCTGTTAAGTTTTAATACAAGGCAATAGTGCTATGTTTCTCGGTCTTGTTTCAGTTCCGCCTGTTGAACTTGTTACTCCGGCACCGCTTTTTACTCCGTAGCTTGCCCAATTGTAAGCACCGATATCTATACCTGTAGGTGCCATCGGTAAATTATGAGCGTGTGATTTTATTTCATCAGATTGATTGGATGCAAAAGCTCTGCCTGCATCAATTCCACGAGTGCCGTCCCATCCTCTGATAAATTCAGCTCTTAAGTCAGGCAAATTAAAAGTTGTTAATCCGTCGCCGATTCCGAATGTTGTACCTATGGCTTCAAAAAGTCTTTGGTAAAGAGTTCTTGAAACAAGCGCTCCATCGCAAAAAAGCCAGCCTGAAGGCGAATTAATCATTGCAAAATTCATCACAGCACCTGCCGGAATAATATCAAGGTGGGTGTGAGTTTTGTCAGACTTTGTATTTAAGCCTGAATCAAGCTGTCCAAGATTTATTGCGTGTTGATCTTCTGTCGCATCAGGTACAGAAAGATTTCCTGACATTTCATCTCCTGATTTTTTGACCCATCTGTCTTGATGAGCTTCAGGATTATTATTATGGTTTGTATCGACGTATTGCCTTGTAGCCATAATTACAGTGGGGTCTGCGATTATTTCAATTGCTGAAACACTTGCAACTTCCAGCACCAGCTTAATATACAGGTCTCTGGTAGAGCCTTCTGATTGATGCGGCTTGTATGTTTCAGGGATATTGCTTATGGCAATTAAATCGCCATCGGCATCAAATATTCCGGCTTCTCTTATGTAGAATCCTCCGACACCGGCAGGAATTGCAGTATCGATAATTATCCTTTCGGAATATTCAGT
Encoded proteins:
- a CDS encoding phage tail protein, producing MEFITILTNTGKSKIAQAYANNLPVSLTHLAVGDSGGEYYELAETQTALVNEVYRGTINRIYQDTEYSERIIIDTAIPAGVGGFYIREAGIFDADGDLIAISNIPETYKPHQSEGSTRDLYIKLVLEVASVSAIEIIADPTVIMATRQYVDTNHNNNPEAHQDRWVKKSGDEMSGNLSVPDATEDQHAINLGQLDSGLNTKSDKTHTHLDIIPAGAVMNFAMINSPSGWLFCDGALVSRTLYQRLFEAIGTTFGIGDGLTTFNLPDLRAEFIRGWDGTRGIDAGRAFASNQSDEIKSHAHNLPMAPTGIDIGAYNWASYGVKSGAGVTSSTGGTETRPRNIALLPCIKT